In Cottoperca gobio chromosome 19, fCotGob3.1, whole genome shotgun sequence, the genomic window AGATACTTGACACAAACAGAACTCACTCAAACAATCGTCTTTCAGTCGTATGTAATAGATTTTACACAACCACACAACTAAACACTAAAATTATATTGCATGCTGAAGTTGAAATTGCAGTTATACCTTTTGAATGTGTTTGATACAAAATTTATACTGTCTAAAAGCTTGAACTGGCATTGTTgcaattaatgttttttaatacgCAGAGGACATGACGGAGAATTTGGATTTGCACGTTTGTTGCATTGGCATTTTTCTAAACTAGAATAACGCAGGGCTGTATTGTGTCTGTGATCCattccaataaaaaaacaactgttgATACAGACTTTTATTGTTCTGGTATCTTTCTCCATCTATATGTCTTTTAAATAGAAGGATTGGAACTGTTAGAATTGGTGATTCAATTACATaattgatatatattatatatataatggtcTGAGAAAGCTATGAAACCCACATGTTTCCAAATGCTTATCAACATTGGGTAATTAACTGCCTTTGTGTTTCAAAATGGTAGAAAACCAAATCGAAATCCTTGTTTGGGACAACAATCAACAGTCTGTACATATTAATTGAATGTAATCAAATCCAAGTAGTGACATAATAGCAAATTAAAATGCTTCTTCCGAGAGAAGACGATGTTATTAGATGTTTTATGGACACTTTAGCATTGGTAATGGACAGAACCCCCAGTAAAATATGTTATAATTCAACTTCAAttcataacaaacaaaaaacaaaacctgtggATCATTAAAACTGTCTGTTTTCATCTCTggcaatataatatatatatatatatatatatatatatatatatatatatatatatatatatatatatatatatatatatttgggcATCCTCTCATGAGAAGGTTTTGGAATCTAAACTAGACAAACTGATTAAGAGCTGAggaataattgttttatttctcaaaataatacaatatttaaacaaatgcacgaaaatacagttttttaaTCCGGTCAAGCAAACCATCATCTCCCCATCCCTCATTGTTCTGGTGTTAAAGAGCGAAGGAGACGCGCGGCCAGTCAGTGACAGCCGCAGCTTAATGCCACCATGTCGTCATACTGCTTCAAAACCACGTTCTGCTCATCGTCAAAATATAACAAACTGATGGACTGGAGTCTGTCGGGGACGCAGCAGGGCGCTTCCACCTCATCGCTCGAGAGCTTGAGCGCGTGCATGATGGAGCGCACCGTGGCGTGGTTGGTCGCTTTGAGGCTTCCCCCTAGGGGGAACGGGCAGGAACCTTTGCAGTGGTAGGCGTTGTATCCTCGGGGGGAGATGATCCAGCCGGACCAGCCGATCTCCTCGAAGTCGACGAAGAGGGGTACCCGCTGGCAGGACTGTGAGCGGCTGTGGGGCAGGAAGCCAGGAGATGCACGCCGTCTCCTGCTGCGGTGGTCGTGGAGCTCAGGTGCTGCTGCAGGCGAGGCTTGTCCTGTGGAGAGAGATAATAGCAACATATTCTAAAAAGGAATTTTATTTTTGGCATCTGTGGTATTCATAGTATATAGAGGAATTTTctgaattgaaacaaaaaaatcagtttttaaAATAAGATAACACCTAAATATTGCATTTACTACTTTAAAGGcgcagttcaccccaaaataaaataaaaaacattgtatttttggggtgaactgtccctttaagagagGGAAGGGGAATTGTGATTGGCTGAAAGGTGGAGGGAGGTGACAACAATGTCATGAGCCGTTGACAATATTATCGAGGGGAAAAGTCTTTATGAAAAGatatatgaaaaaataatatacaataccGCTATGATGAAACTTGATgatgaaataacatttcataataacgtttttgtatatttttttattatataagttTTAATAATTTCTTCAGTTATTTGACAAATTGTtgattcattttacattttattaaattaatatttatttcttgGGGTTCCCTATGCAATGACTATTGAAACCATGTGACACCCATCACCTTACCCAGGTACGACTGGTTTGATGCTCCTGTCCTCCCGTCGTCTGAGAATAAGACCAGGTAGGCGTTCGTGTCTGTCAGCTCTCCATTCCGCTTCCACGAGGACGCCACTGACTCCATCCAGTTTCCAGAAGGAAGCGTCGTCACCACAAGGATGCCGTTATTCTCCTGACTGTTGCGGATCCACTTTGACACCTGACATTCAGAGCAACGGGTTAAACACATTGGAAATACTTTATAAACTTCTCTTTATAAGTAATCAGGTCTCACTGCACTGAAGCACATATCTAGACACGTTCAATCACAAgaacatgcaacacaatagcttaaaatacaatacatgaagagacactgcaggtgaacagagtGAAACATTGCACTAATAGATATCAGCCTGTCAACATGTTTTTTCGTCTCACCTTAAACAAAAAATAGAGCAACTCTTACTGTTTGAGTGACATTGAAGACTTCCCATCCCTGAGTGTACAGTGGCACCAGTCTGGAGGTGATGAGGTTTCCTCTCCATGGCTTCACTCGGCTGTCCAGCACCTCATACAGATCCACCTGGATAGTCCCAACACAAAGTCTCTGTCACAAAACTCTCTGGTGATGTGTCATTactcaaacatcaaacattacTTTGAGAAAAGTCTAAATAATTGCACCCTAAAGACAATTTACCTTGTAGAAATGAGGCCCATATGACTTTCCGAGGTAAaacttctgtttctttctgaaCCAACGGAACTCTGCTTTGATCATTCGCTCCTCTCTGCCTACAGACGACAGGTTGAAGAAGTGGAACCTCTCTCCAAAATGACCTGTAGGcgggaaaatatattttagtgaaacgttaaaataatcttttgatAAAGAAATGTAGTAAAGTCTTTCAAATGAGCTGTTTAACAAGGACATAAGTCGCGCGTAAACGTGCGTAATTGTTATCGTGCAGTTACGCACGTTTGGACATTTAATGCTGCTGTAACATTATGGCAAAAACTAATTTCAAAAATCTCACCAAACAATCGTGCATGCATGTAGTTTTACTCACCTTTATCCTCGAAACTCCGCACTATGTTTCCTTCCAGAATCTCCTTCTGGCTCTTCAGGCTCCCGTCGGACACTGTCACGGCATTAAAAAGATCCAACATAAACTGAGGCGCCTTCTTGTGAGGAACCACCGCTGGACTTGGAGGTAAATCCTTCAAATGTAACATCGCGTCCAGCTCCTCGCTCGCCGTGTTCGTAGTGTCCAAACCGTCCTCGCGCCCGGCTGCCGTACCTCTGTCCAGCGGGAGGGCGAGCAGGGTGACGCATCTCAGCCGGAGAGCGAGGACGAGCCAGACGCGCAGAGCTCCTGTTGTCATTTTTAGAGAGAGTGAACTGAGCTCTACACCTGCGGGACGCCGGGTGATAAGGGGGACCCCGCTGCCTTTGATGAGCGGCTGCCCCCTGTATTCAGCTAACACCAGGAGATGATTGTGATTGATGATGGTGCGAAGACAACACAAAGGAAATGTGAAAATTACCCGAGAGTCGACTTTAcagataaaagtaaaataaaagactAATTCCCCTTAATTTGTGTATCCAGGTTACAGTAAAGGTCAAAGGCCGTTTGTCTTCCCGACTGTTAGAGTACGTGTTTGTAAAGATTTGAAAGGTGTCATTAATGCAGGCTTTAAAAGATCATTTCAAAAATGATTAACCCTTCTGATAGGTGTCACCATGGAAACTATTAGCCTATAAGAAGGTGTCAAAATAACCAGTCTGGCAAAAACCTGTTTGTATTTAATACGGATGCATTATTGGATAGATGGAAGAAAGGcagctttatttataatttataatttaaattaatgtgctttatatttacacagtataacaataaaatacttatttaaataaagaaataacattaaatatgaaggaTTAACCTCTTATTATGGAGAGGAAACGTGTTTTGTGACACATTACAGTTGTTTTATAATGGGGACCAATTAGCGAGCCGACCAAATAAAGTTCTCCCATTATGATGTTTTGTGTTCGGCGCTGCGCatcatgtgtttctgtctgttatcAGTATGAGGCCAGTTGCAAGAGAGCAAACTAACAACAGAGCCGTGACGCAAATGAAGCGCGTTTCGCTGCTTGTTAATGCGCACATTTCCACAACACGTCGGTCAtcgtgtgtcccccccccctcccccctcccccgtTACTGTTTGAACAGTGACTCAGAGTTAACACCGAAATCAGCACGACATGTTCATCCCTCCGTTAAGATGAATCCGAGATGATCTCCAATCAAGCAGGTCGAACAAAAGGGATCAAATACCCAAGATCATCACGCTGATGCtgatcaaccccccccccccccccccaacacccaACACCCCCCCATTGTTGATCAAATTACACAGGAATGATGATCCCCTCATTCAGGGGCCATTACTCACATCTTCTCTGTTCTGATCCGTGTGTATCACTGAGCTGCCACACTGTCAGATTAAAGCTATACACTCTGTAAAAACTGTATTTGTTTCTGCATTTCCTGCTGAATAATGTCATTTtctatgttaaaatgttaaatgtttgttatcTAGGGGAAACATTATTACTGCTTAATGTGATTCAATGCTAatgtgttgttggtggtggaGATGCTGAGGAAGCAGCTCAGAGCAGCTcagcttattattatttctattattattattattattattattatcatcatcatcatcatcatcatcatcatcatcatcatcatcatcatcatcatcatcattattattattattattattattatgattattattattatgatcattattatcatattattattattattatcatcattattattattatcataattattattattattattatcattattattattattattattattattattattattattattattatcattattattattatcattattatcatcatcatcatcatcattattattattattatcatcatcattattattattatcattattattattattattataataataataataatacttattatcattattattatcatcattatcattattattattattattattattattattattattattattattattattattattattat contains:
- the LOC115024794 gene encoding bone morphogenetic protein 2; its protein translation is MTTGALRVWLVLALRLRCVTLLALPLDRGTAAGREDGLDTTNTASEELDAMLHLKDLPPSPAVVPHKKAPQFMLDLFNAVTVSDGSLKSQKEILEGNIVRSFEDKGHFGERFHFFNLSSVGREERMIKAEFRWFRKKQKFYLGKSYGPHFYKVDLYEVLDSRVKPWRGNLITSRLVPLYTQGWEVFNVTQTVSKWIRNSQENNGILVVTTLPSGNWMESVASSWKRNGELTDTNAYLVLFSDDGRTGASNQSYLGQASPAAAPELHDHRSRRRRASPGFLPHSRSQSCQRVPLFVDFEEIGWSGWIISPRGYNAYHCKGSCPFPLGGSLKATNHATVRSIMHALKLSSDEVEAPCCVPDRLQSISLLYFDDEQNVVLKQYDDMVALSCGCH